Proteins found in one Lysinibacillus fusiformis genomic segment:
- a CDS encoding ECF transporter S component, whose protein sequence is MKKNVKLQSFITIGMLSSISFLLMLFNFPIPPFPAFLEVDFSDMPALIAAITMGPVAGILVELFKNVLDWIFSGTPTGVPVGHIANFTTGILFILPVSFIFNRFKTIAGLVGGLATGTVVMAVGMSILNYVVFLPMYTYFLGMEPVVGDSLYKMIVAGILPFNIVKGILLTAIMAFLFTTMRKWIDRQRSIYISK, encoded by the coding sequence ATGAAGAAGAATGTTAAACTTCAATCGTTTATTACGATTGGTATGCTGAGCAGTATTTCGTTTTTATTAATGCTTTTTAATTTCCCAATTCCGCCGTTCCCAGCATTTTTGGAAGTGGACTTTAGTGATATGCCTGCATTAATAGCAGCCATCACAATGGGGCCTGTAGCTGGTATTTTAGTAGAGTTATTTAAAAATGTATTGGATTGGATTTTCTCAGGAACGCCAACAGGTGTGCCAGTAGGTCATATTGCTAACTTTACAACAGGTATTTTATTTATTTTACCAGTAAGCTTTATTTTTAATCGATTTAAAACAATTGCTGGTCTTGTTGGAGGTTTAGCAACAGGTACAGTCGTTATGGCAGTAGGCATGAGTATTTTAAACTATGTAGTATTTTTACCAATGTACACATACTTCTTAGGAATGGAACCTGTTGTAGGTGACTCACTTTATAAAATGATTGTCGCTGGGATTTTACCATTTAACATTGTGAAAGGTATTTTATTAACGGCTATTATGGCGTTTTTATTTACAACAATGCGCAAATGGATCGACCGTCAACGTTCTATCTATATATCAAAATAA
- a CDS encoding methyl-accepting chemotaxis protein yields the protein MKLSIRKKMNLLIFGCIILLTSLLAGVNFFVAKNNLLESADTKLLSDIQVSYEYLDAKYPGEWSIKNNQLYKGDINMVENFEAADKVGELTNGNAVSIFQNDTRISTNIVDNGQRALNTKVSDEVATVVLGEKKRFIGSANVLGSLHQAAYDPIVNSQGEVIGVWATAVPTAPYISIATKSALENVAISLVIAIVMIGGISWFLQKQIVNPINILSTNAKELAELNLNVKLLNPKGKDEIAELARAFSSMKNHLTETIMIVAGSAHQIAKSSHTLAESSHQTSEASNQIALTMNEIAVGTTTQSDQAERIVSMMQKTIEEVSKSLQKAEITLNSAIESTHIARKGEEAINEAIMHLGDVTKTVSYATDSIQKLGKRSEEIGGIITVITGIAEQTNLLALNAAIEAARAGDQGKGFAVVASEVRQLAEQSSLAAGQITNLINDIQAETSVTVRTMESNLLAVEEQVTIINKGGSALKEIVEKVVETEEGVEQMKVAFTHVNDNSLGVQQAIQDISRIIEDAAAATEEIAATSEEQYATVAEITQSSDELSSIADNLQNEVNKFKFE from the coding sequence ATGAAGTTATCTATACGAAAAAAAATGAATCTGCTTATATTTGGTTGTATTATCTTACTTACTTCCCTTTTAGCAGGAGTCAATTTTTTTGTTGCCAAGAACAATCTATTAGAAAGTGCTGATACAAAGCTTCTATCAGATATACAGGTAAGCTATGAATATTTAGACGCTAAATATCCTGGAGAATGGTCCATTAAAAACAACCAACTCTATAAGGGCGATATCAATATGGTAGAAAATTTTGAGGCAGCTGATAAAGTTGGAGAACTCACAAACGGGAATGCTGTATCCATCTTTCAAAATGATACTCGTATAAGTACCAATATAGTAGATAACGGTCAACGCGCTTTAAATACAAAAGTTTCTGACGAGGTTGCTACTGTTGTGCTAGGAGAAAAAAAGCGCTTTATCGGTTCTGCAAATGTCTTAGGAAGTTTGCATCAAGCAGCCTATGATCCTATAGTAAATAGCCAAGGGGAGGTTATCGGCGTATGGGCAACCGCTGTCCCTACCGCTCCTTATATAAGCATTGCCACAAAATCAGCACTGGAGAATGTAGCCATTTCCTTAGTGATTGCCATTGTGATGATTGGAGGAATTAGTTGGTTCTTACAAAAACAAATTGTTAATCCGATTAATATTCTGAGTACAAATGCCAAGGAGCTAGCAGAACTAAACTTAAATGTTAAACTGTTAAACCCGAAAGGCAAAGATGAAATCGCTGAATTAGCACGCGCATTTAGTAGTATGAAAAATCATTTAACAGAGACGATAATGATTGTGGCTGGTAGTGCACATCAAATCGCAAAGTCATCACACACTTTAGCAGAATCATCCCATCAAACAAGTGAAGCATCTAACCAAATCGCATTGACAATGAATGAAATTGCTGTTGGTACTACGACTCAATCCGACCAGGCTGAACGAATCGTTTCCATGATGCAAAAAACGATCGAGGAAGTATCAAAGAGCTTACAAAAGGCCGAAATCACTTTAAATAGCGCTATTGAATCAACTCATATCGCACGCAAAGGAGAAGAAGCCATCAATGAAGCGATTATGCATTTAGGTGATGTGACGAAAACTGTGTCTTATGCAACTGATTCTATCCAGAAGTTAGGCAAGCGCTCTGAAGAAATTGGTGGTATTATTACCGTTATCACAGGCATTGCTGAGCAAACGAATCTGTTAGCACTCAATGCAGCCATCGAGGCAGCACGAGCAGGCGATCAAGGAAAAGGCTTTGCTGTCGTTGCATCAGAGGTTCGTCAGCTAGCAGAACAGTCAAGTTTAGCAGCTGGACAAATTACAAATCTCATTAATGATATCCAAGCTGAAACTTCTGTGACGGTAAGGACGATGGAAAGCAATCTATTGGCGGTCGAGGAGCAAGTAACAATCATTAATAAAGGTGGAAGTGCCTTAAAAGAAATCGTGGAGAAAGTTGTCGAAACAGAAGAAGGTGTCGAACAAATGAAAGTTGCATTTACACATGTTAACGACAACTCCTTAGGTGTGCAACAAGCTATCCAAGATATTTCACGTATTATCGAGGACGCTGCAGCAGCTACAGAGGAGATTGCCGCGACTTCTGAAGAGCAATATGCGACAGTTGCAGAAATTACACAAAGTTCGGATGAGCTATCATCAATTGCTGATAATTTACAAAATGAAGTTAATAAATTTAAGTTTGAATAA
- a CDS encoding SpoIIE family protein phosphatase encodes MSVLIIGSVSNDVLRLQKYFHRIGIPNIHCFSTTEAAMNYLVDSSLKDELELIVLDTKMTLRNCEEICQHIHVLKNWIEVPILLSTTYEKTITIDRVFEAGIFDFILKPFDFTQFKTRIQVALKYQREATLRKQQESMIQKDLFVAKKFQKNALSPPLNLEHIQVDGLYVTSNTLGGDMYCWFKINEHLTAILLYDAMGHGIAASLVTMSIRSLLKGMITKLIDPVAVIQELNRQIYELFSDDMDRFLMTAIYILLDTKNGTLHYVNAAHPSGFLFGKYGETVFLPANTPILGLFPTIQINKKTIPLSGWHRIILYTDGLLTLNEQNSIDMDFFYSYASQDNSYALQKFSQKYNLFDNDYSDDITVVSITITLKGR; translated from the coding sequence ATGTCAGTATTAATCATTGGCAGCGTAAGTAATGATGTGCTGCGTCTGCAAAAATATTTTCATCGTATCGGCATCCCAAATATTCATTGCTTTTCAACAACGGAAGCAGCAATGAATTATTTAGTAGATTCATCTTTGAAAGATGAGCTAGAATTAATCGTACTCGACACTAAAATGACACTCAGAAATTGCGAGGAAATTTGTCAGCACATTCATGTACTTAAAAATTGGATAGAAGTCCCTATCCTTCTATCTACTACCTACGAAAAAACCATAACAATTGATAGGGTATTTGAAGCTGGTATTTTCGACTTTATTTTAAAACCTTTTGATTTCACTCAATTTAAGACTCGTATTCAAGTAGCCTTAAAATATCAGAGGGAAGCCACGCTTCGAAAGCAGCAGGAAAGTATGATTCAAAAAGATTTGTTTGTTGCAAAAAAATTCCAAAAGAATGCACTATCTCCCCCATTAAATCTTGAGCATATACAGGTTGATGGTCTTTATGTAACATCCAATACACTAGGAGGTGACATGTACTGCTGGTTTAAAATTAATGAACATTTAACCGCCATTCTTCTGTATGATGCAATGGGGCATGGTATCGCTGCATCACTCGTTACTATGTCTATTAGATCCTTATTAAAAGGAATGATTACGAAGTTAATTGATCCAGTAGCAGTAATTCAAGAACTTAACCGCCAAATATACGAGCTATTTTCTGATGATATGGACCGTTTTTTAATGACGGCAATCTACATACTTCTAGATACAAAAAACGGAACTTTGCACTATGTGAATGCGGCTCATCCTTCTGGTTTTTTATTTGGAAAATATGGAGAAACAGTCTTCCTCCCAGCGAATACGCCTATCCTCGGACTATTCCCTACTATTCAAATAAATAAAAAAACAATACCTTTATCAGGCTGGCACCGCATTATTCTTTATACGGATGGATTATTAACATTAAACGAGCAAAATTCAATTGATATGGACTTTTTCTACAGTTATGCTTCACAGGATAATAGCTATGCACTACAAAAGTTTTCTCAAAAATACAATTTATTTGATAATGATTACAGTGATGACATCACAGTCGTTTCAATAACAATTACATTAAAGGGTAGGTGA
- a CDS encoding ATP-binding protein, with translation MEFTLNVNPDTQAIAFIDQVMENYTELYNLPYKRELRFVVHELVINAVEAMGKIDTPSQKEIQIHVTQSYEEIKITVTDEAKGIAENDWDKVLQFDLDELDYSDRGRGLFFVKNMVDHIWFENISETKFLVGISKKIHI, from the coding sequence ATGGAATTCACACTCAATGTAAATCCTGATACACAAGCTATAGCCTTTATTGATCAAGTAATGGAGAATTATACAGAGTTATATAATCTACCTTATAAACGAGAATTACGATTTGTTGTACATGAATTAGTCATCAATGCCGTAGAGGCTATGGGGAAAATTGACACACCCTCTCAAAAGGAGATCCAAATACATGTAACGCAATCATACGAAGAAATAAAAATAACAGTCACTGATGAAGCAAAAGGTATTGCCGAAAATGACTGGGACAAAGTTCTTCAATTCGATTTAGACGAACTTGATTATTCTGATCGTGGACGCGGTTTATTTTTTGTCAAAAATATGGTCGACCATATTTGGTTTGAAAATATTTCAGAAACAAAATTTTTAGTTGGTATTTCAAAAAAGATTCATATATAA
- a CDS encoding sodium-dependent transporter has product MSEQKGQWSSKLGFILASAGAAIGLGAIWKLPYVTGQSGGGAFFLIFVLFTLLIGLPMLLSEYVLGRGTQSEAVTAYKKIAPTKSGWAWIGRMGVLGCFLLLTFYSVVGGWIFIYSGLGVAGAVIDPAVDPAELFGKIIGTPWITLVGLVLFTLANVLVISLGVQNGIEKANKWMMPLLFIMFIVLVVRAVTLDGAMEGVKFFLWPDFSNITGKALLEALGQSFFGLAVGFSCLVTYSSYLKKDVSLPNSAGSVVLLTVLVSFLAGLAIFPVVFAFDLEPAAGPGLLFMVLPTAFSQMPFGEVFLAMFLLLFLFATLTSSFSLYEIIVAAFMEHSQKSRPMWTLLLGIVVFIAAIPAALSSSVLSDITIFEKSIFDATDFLVSNIMLPLGNLFIAIFIAHVVDKEFVKRELLMGSQMGQGYYSSYRMLMLVVVPIIILVVFVNMLLQY; this is encoded by the coding sequence ATGAGTGAACAAAAGGGACAGTGGTCTAGTAAATTAGGATTTATTTTAGCATCAGCAGGTGCTGCAATTGGACTAGGGGCAATTTGGAAACTACCCTATGTAACGGGACAAAGTGGTGGAGGAGCGTTTTTCCTAATCTTTGTGTTATTTACCTTGTTAATAGGGTTACCAATGCTATTGTCCGAGTATGTTTTGGGACGTGGTACACAATCAGAGGCTGTAACGGCATATAAAAAAATTGCTCCGACAAAGTCAGGCTGGGCTTGGATTGGTCGAATGGGTGTACTAGGTTGTTTTTTATTATTAACTTTTTATAGTGTAGTTGGAGGTTGGATCTTTATTTATAGCGGGCTCGGTGTTGCTGGCGCTGTAATCGATCCAGCAGTAGATCCAGCTGAGCTATTTGGAAAAATTATAGGTACGCCTTGGATTACGCTAGTTGGTTTAGTGTTGTTTACATTAGCCAATGTACTTGTGATTTCGTTAGGTGTACAAAATGGGATTGAAAAGGCCAATAAATGGATGATGCCGCTACTCTTTATAATGTTCATTGTCCTTGTTGTGCGTGCTGTTACATTGGATGGGGCAATGGAGGGCGTAAAATTCTTCTTATGGCCTGATTTCTCGAATATTACTGGAAAGGCATTATTAGAAGCGCTGGGGCAATCGTTCTTTGGGTTAGCAGTGGGATTCTCTTGTCTTGTTACATATAGTTCTTATCTAAAAAAAGATGTAAGTCTGCCAAATTCAGCAGGTTCTGTTGTGCTGTTAACTGTGCTAGTCTCATTTTTAGCAGGATTAGCGATTTTCCCTGTTGTGTTCGCCTTTGATTTAGAGCCAGCAGCGGGTCCAGGCTTGCTATTTATGGTGCTACCAACAGCTTTCAGTCAAATGCCATTCGGTGAAGTATTTTTAGCGATGTTTTTATTACTATTTTTATTTGCCACATTAACGTCATCATTTAGTTTATATGAAATTATTGTCGCGGCATTTATGGAACATAGTCAGAAATCACGTCCAATGTGGACACTTTTACTTGGTATAGTCGTATTTATTGCAGCTATTCCAGCAGCACTTTCTTCTAGTGTTTTATCGGATATAACGATTTTTGAGAAAAGTATTTTTGATGCAACCGATTTTCTAGTGTCAAACATCATGCTTCCATTAGGAAATTTATTCATTGCTATCTTTATTGCCCATGTAGTGGATAAAGAATTTGTGAAAAGAGAATTGTTAATGGGTAGTCAAATGGGACAAGGCTATTATTCATCATATCGTATGTTAATGTTAGTTGTCGTACCGATCATCATTCTTGTCGTGTTTGTTAATATGCTACTGCAATATTAA
- a CDS encoding STAS domain-containing protein → MNQKNIAMNIDTKADYIVIAFTGDLEYGIIEDIKSELQTLSLDTKHGYIIDMQKVTNIDSTGFGMIVNFAKKVSVKDKKIAIIVVDDFIRNLFAISQVDKVFPIAKSEEQAKKIIKEDWLGELSLNEY, encoded by the coding sequence ATGAATCAGAAGAACATTGCAATGAATATTGACACAAAGGCTGATTATATTGTGATTGCGTTTACTGGCGATTTAGAATACGGGATAATTGAAGATATAAAGTCAGAGCTGCAAACACTTAGCTTGGACACAAAACACGGATACATTATCGATATGCAAAAGGTTACAAATATCGATAGCACCGGATTCGGTATGATCGTTAATTTCGCTAAGAAGGTGTCTGTAAAAGATAAAAAAATTGCCATTATTGTCGTCGATGATTTCATTCGCAACTTATTCGCTATTTCACAGGTTGATAAAGTATTCCCTATTGCCAAAAGCGAAGAACAAGCAAAGAAAATTATTAAAGAAGATTGGCTAGGAGAGCTATCACTTAACGAATATTAA
- a CDS encoding RNA polymerase subunit sigma, with amino-acid sequence MTHKPFDDEQLEYVLNNAPKLSDHRSKEEILNRLMADARLQDNSHLQEAIQQPIENEEAQQESKPSIQDERPSRFKFRKMPIFTSVAAVFALTVLVGSMFMNNDASQKDLASTPETANYATLQEDRSAKDAATQDEALQSSIVSEHERMLSLRSSVYEEDVKDAVVFRIGLAGRDAESVPMTYVIPNERVATDFGTEKPSTLQMYEKYAPQIDEEAKRFTDYHPFKGELKEKEDKLVHVLPKDNDYDVASATVNEYKGTLEDTFSDSEYTEVEIQNEDGTPYEFSQEGEPSQAMSLTNAKHFNYYLYQDGNGAEYLSPDFRQTFANVTEALTLMKNKNDDVYVTVVPENVTYTVKEEAEGVVVTFDIPLDLASMEPIRATQLIEAMMLTAAGFGQQLRLDNVVQESWEGFDLKTYLPKPVGPNKQYMP; translated from the coding sequence ATGACGCATAAGCCATTTGATGATGAACAGCTTGAATATGTATTGAACAATGCCCCTAAGCTTTCTGACCACCGTTCAAAAGAAGAAATATTAAATCGGTTAATGGCAGATGCTCGCTTGCAGGATAATAGTCACCTTCAAGAAGCAATACAACAACCTATAGAGAATGAAGAAGCACAACAAGAAAGTAAACCTTCGATCCAAGATGAACGTCCATCACGATTTAAGTTCCGAAAAATGCCGATTTTTACGAGTGTAGCAGCAGTTTTCGCGCTAACGGTACTCGTTGGCTCCATGTTCATGAATAATGACGCTAGCCAAAAAGATCTAGCTAGTACTCCAGAAACGGCTAATTACGCTACTTTACAGGAAGATCGTTCTGCTAAAGACGCTGCTACGCAGGATGAAGCGCTTCAATCCAGTATTGTATCGGAGCATGAGCGCATGTTATCTTTACGGTCATCTGTCTATGAGGAAGATGTGAAAGATGCTGTCGTTTTCCGTATTGGTTTAGCAGGACGTGATGCGGAAAGTGTGCCAATGACATATGTGATACCAAATGAGCGTGTAGCAACTGATTTTGGAACAGAAAAACCTTCTACTCTACAGATGTATGAGAAATACGCTCCTCAAATTGATGAAGAAGCCAAAAGGTTTACAGATTATCATCCTTTTAAAGGTGAACTGAAGGAGAAGGAAGACAAGCTTGTCCACGTTTTACCAAAGGACAATGACTATGATGTTGCTTCAGCTACCGTCAATGAGTATAAAGGAACTTTGGAAGATACATTCTCAGATTCTGAATATACGGAAGTGGAGATTCAAAATGAAGATGGCACACCTTATGAGTTTTCTCAAGAGGGCGAGCCAAGCCAAGCTATGTCATTAACAAACGCCAAACATTTTAATTATTATTTATACCAAGATGGTAATGGTGCGGAATATCTGTCACCAGATTTCCGTCAAACATTTGCAAATGTTACAGAGGCACTTACACTCATGAAAAACAAAAATGATGATGTTTATGTAACAGTTGTTCCTGAAAATGTGACTTATACCGTGAAAGAGGAAGCGGAAGGTGTCGTCGTTACATTTGATATCCCCTTAGATTTAGCATCGATGGAGCCAATCCGCGCCACGCAATTGATTGAGGCCATGATGTTAACTGCTGCTGGCTTTGGCCAACAATTACGCTTAGATAATGTGGTCCAAGAAAGCTGGGAAGGATTCGATTTGAAAACGTATTTGCCAAAGCCTGTGGGGCCAAATAAACAATATATGCCTTAG
- the sigX gene encoding RNA polymerase sigma factor SigX has product MNDSVFHRLYDAYHQDVFQFLIYLVKNRTLAEDLAHEVYVRVLRSYDQFAGNSSEKTWLFAIAKNVAIDHFRKQAVRQKHSHDFFDWETEQLHSTTPSPEDMLQASDEFMQVESALENCTGDQKMVIIMRYFQDLSIAETAQILDWTEAKVKTTQHRAIKFLRQQLQPIREQEAKRQ; this is encoded by the coding sequence TTGAATGACTCCGTGTTCCATCGACTATACGATGCATATCACCAAGACGTGTTTCAGTTTTTAATATATTTAGTAAAAAACCGTACACTTGCCGAAGATTTAGCACATGAAGTTTATGTACGAGTGTTGCGCTCATATGATCAATTTGCAGGGAATAGTAGTGAGAAAACATGGCTATTTGCTATTGCCAAAAATGTAGCGATTGATCATTTTAGAAAGCAAGCTGTACGCCAAAAGCATTCACATGATTTCTTTGACTGGGAAACGGAACAGCTCCATTCAACCACACCATCACCGGAAGATATGCTACAGGCCAGTGATGAATTTATGCAGGTAGAATCAGCACTTGAAAACTGTACAGGCGACCAAAAAATGGTCATTATAATGCGCTATTTTCAGGATTTATCGATCGCAGAAACAGCGCAAATACTAGATTGGACAGAAGCTAAGGTAAAAACGACCCAGCATCGAGCCATTAAATTTTTAAGGCAACAGCTACAGCCGATTAGAGAACAGGAGGCGAAACGGCAATGA
- a CDS encoding IS1182 family transposase, giving the protein MFKNYNMNQLVLPLDLEVTLQKNDIAFHVHHLVESISPEAFEPFLRNEGCPAYHPRMMLKIILCAYTQSVFSGRKIEALLKDSLRMMWLAQGYEPSYRTINRFRVQPEMKELIRQCFVQFRCQLVQEELIDQEAIFIDGTKIEANANKFTFVWKKSIEKYHNGLIEKSNQLYDELLEKEIIPEIERENVEELAVEELAQMVEKVDEVISAYDQKIEDSSDVAARKALRAERKFPKQARKQLIDYIVRKLKYQKDFEIFGMRNSYSKTDSDATFMRMKDDYMKNGQLKAGYNIQVATEGQYVLAYSIYSNPTDTRTLIPFLDEIEQHYFELPKHVVADAGYGSEQNYDDILSNRKREALITYNLYLKEQKKKYKQNEFNTAYWDYDEENDQYTCPNQQQLVFKYRTTKTDQYDFTREFKVYECEDCSECPFRSLCTKAKEGNNRKLIVNEKWEQQKEYVRTKLSEEKTSTIYRQRKIDVEPVFGFLKANLRFTRFSVRGKSKVKNEIGLALMAVNLRKFTAIRYGDNIKNREILI; this is encoded by the coding sequence ATGTTTAAAAATTATAACATGAATCAATTAGTTTTGCCTTTAGATTTAGAAGTAACATTACAAAAAAATGATATTGCCTTCCATGTCCACCATCTAGTTGAAAGTATCTCGCCTGAAGCGTTTGAACCATTCCTTCGAAATGAAGGCTGTCCCGCCTACCATCCACGCATGATGCTTAAAATTATCTTATGTGCTTATACACAATCTGTCTTCTCAGGGCGTAAAATTGAAGCCCTATTAAAAGATAGTCTTCGGATGATGTGGCTAGCTCAAGGGTATGAACCAAGCTACCGCACGATCAACCGTTTTCGTGTTCAACCAGAAATGAAAGAGTTGATCCGCCAATGTTTCGTCCAATTCCGTTGCCAGTTGGTCCAAGAAGAATTAATTGATCAGGAAGCTATTTTTATTGATGGAACAAAGATCGAAGCCAATGCGAACAAATTTACTTTCGTGTGGAAAAAATCCATCGAGAAATATCATAACGGATTAATTGAAAAATCAAACCAGTTATACGATGAGCTACTCGAGAAAGAAATCATACCAGAAATTGAACGAGAAAATGTAGAAGAATTAGCAGTAGAAGAGCTCGCCCAGATGGTAGAAAAAGTAGACGAAGTGATTTCCGCGTATGATCAAAAAATAGAGGATTCATCGGATGTAGCTGCGCGAAAAGCTTTAAGAGCCGAACGGAAATTCCCAAAGCAAGCACGCAAACAATTAATCGACTATATTGTACGTAAACTAAAATATCAAAAAGACTTTGAAATCTTTGGCATGCGAAATAGTTATTCCAAGACGGACTCAGATGCCACATTTATGCGAATGAAGGATGACTATATGAAAAATGGTCAATTGAAAGCAGGTTATAACATCCAAGTCGCAACAGAAGGTCAATATGTGCTTGCCTATAGTATCTATTCGAACCCAACGGATACACGTACCTTAATCCCGTTTTTAGATGAAATCGAACAACATTATTTTGAACTACCAAAACACGTTGTCGCAGATGCTGGATATGGTAGCGAACAAAATTATGATGATATCCTTTCGAATCGTAAACGAGAAGCCTTAATTACGTATAACTTGTATTTAAAAGAACAAAAGAAAAAGTATAAACAAAACGAATTCAATACAGCATACTGGGATTATGATGAAGAAAATGATCAATACACATGCCCGAACCAACAACAGCTTGTATTTAAATATCGTACCACGAAAACGGATCAATATGATTTCACGCGCGAGTTTAAGGTATACGAATGTGAAGACTGTTCCGAATGCCCATTCCGTTCATTATGTACAAAAGCAAAAGAAGGAAATAATCGTAAGTTAATAGTGAATGAGAAGTGGGAACAGCAAAAAGAATATGTAAGAACAAAGCTTTCAGAAGAAAAAACGAGTACCATTTATCGTCAACGCAAAATTGACGTGGAACCAGTTTTTGGATTCTTGAAAGCTAATTTGCGTTTCACTCGATTTTCTGTTCGAGGAAAATCGAAGGTTAAAAATGAAATAGGTCTGGCATTAATGGCTGTGAATTTAAGAAAATTCACAGCCATTAGGTATGGAGACAACATAAAAAATAGAGAAATCCTAATTTGA
- the glnA gene encoding type I glutamate--ammonia ligase has translation MKHYTKEDIVRRVKEENVKFIRLQFTDILGTIKNVEVPVSQLEKALDNKVMFDGSSIEGFVRIEESDMYLKPDIDTFVIFPWTAEKGKVARFICDIARPDGTPFEGDPRSNLKRVLKEMEELGFTSFNLGPEPEFFLFKLDEKGHPTLELNDSGGYFDLAPTDLGENCRRDIVLELEGMGFEIEASHHEVAPGQHEIDFKYASAIEACDNIQTFKLVVKTIAAQHGLHATFMPKPLFGVNGSGMHFNLSLFEGDKNAFYDEHADLQLSATARSFMAGIMKHVHGFTAITNPLVNSYKRLVPGYEAPCYVAWSAQNRSPLIRIPAARGLSTRIELRSVDPAANPYLAMAVILASGLDGIRKDLTPPAAVDRNIYKMTAAERELNGIDSLPSSLEFALIELEMDAIVRDALGDHIYDKFTAAKEIEWNKYRTRVHNWEREEYLKMY, from the coding sequence ATGAAACATTATACAAAAGAAGATATTGTACGCCGAGTGAAGGAAGAAAATGTGAAATTTATTCGCCTACAATTTACAGATATATTAGGAACAATTAAAAATGTGGAAGTGCCTGTCAGTCAATTAGAGAAAGCGTTAGATAATAAAGTCATGTTTGATGGCTCTTCAATCGAGGGCTTTGTGCGTATTGAAGAATCAGATATGTATTTAAAGCCCGATATCGATACCTTCGTAATTTTTCCTTGGACTGCTGAAAAAGGGAAAGTAGCTCGCTTTATTTGTGATATTGCGAGACCAGATGGTACACCATTTGAAGGAGACCCACGCTCCAATTTAAAACGTGTATTAAAGGAAATGGAGGAGCTAGGCTTTACTTCGTTTAATTTAGGACCAGAGCCTGAGTTTTTCCTGTTCAAGCTGGACGAAAAGGGACACCCAACACTGGAATTAAATGATAGTGGGGGCTATTTTGATTTAGCGCCAACTGATTTGGGGGAGAACTGTCGTCGTGACATCGTTTTAGAGTTAGAGGGAATGGGCTTTGAAATTGAAGCTTCTCATCATGAAGTAGCACCTGGCCAGCATGAAATTGACTTTAAGTATGCCAGTGCCATTGAGGCATGTGATAATATTCAAACATTTAAACTAGTCGTAAAAACCATTGCTGCACAGCATGGCCTCCACGCAACATTTATGCCAAAGCCACTGTTTGGGGTCAATGGGTCAGGAATGCATTTTAACTTATCGTTATTTGAAGGTGATAAAAACGCCTTCTACGATGAACATGCTGACTTACAATTAAGTGCAACCGCACGTAGCTTTATGGCAGGGATCATGAAGCATGTGCATGGCTTTACAGCTATCACGAATCCACTTGTCAATTCCTATAAACGATTAGTACCTGGCTATGAGGCACCTTGCTATGTAGCATGGTCAGCTCAAAACCGCTCACCACTAATTCGTATTCCAGCAGCACGTGGACTATCTACACGGATTGAATTGCGTTCAGTTGATCCAGCAGCAAACCCGTATTTAGCAATGGCTGTTATTCTAGCATCTGGACTAGATGGCATACGTAAAGATTTAACGCCACCAGCTGCGGTAGATCGTAATATTTATAAAATGACAGCAGCGGAGCGGGAGTTGAATGGGATTGACAGTTTACCATCCTCATTGGAATTTGCGCTAATCGAATTAGAGATGGATGCCATTGTTCGTGATGCACTGGGTGACCATATTTACGATAAATTTACAGCTGCAAAAGAGATTGAATGGAATAAATATCGCACACGTGTCCATAATTGGGAGCGTGAGGAGTATTTAAAGATGTACTAA